A single Abyssisolibacter fermentans DNA region contains:
- a CDS encoding flavodoxin family protein — translation MIKIKAVCIIGSPRNNGSTALVVDKIIKGMEEAGVVVRRYVLGYLNINYCEGCNYCYSMRKCKQHDDMNAIFEDLLESDVVLVASPSYWGDVTGQLKVFFDRSTPYCDTGEGGNIVPEGKYGISVAIRAGQRKNETNHIIDTIEHYFGHLNIKPIERFTMENIHDLGNFEGREDELKQAYAIGFNIKKAIERNMIKGKII, via the coding sequence GTGATTAAAATTAAAGCAGTATGTATTATTGGAAGTCCGAGAAATAATGGTAGTACAGCTTTAGTAGTAGATAAAATTATTAAAGGCATGGAAGAAGCAGGGGTTGTAGTTAGAAGATATGTTTTAGGATATTTAAATATTAATTATTGTGAAGGTTGCAACTATTGTTATAGCATGAGAAAATGTAAACAACATGATGATATGAACGCTATTTTTGAAGATTTATTAGAATCAGATGTAGTTTTAGTTGCATCACCATCATATTGGGGCGATGTTACTGGACAGTTAAAAGTATTTTTTGATAGAAGTACGCCATATTGTGATACAGGAGAAGGTGGAAATATTGTTCCAGAAGGAAAGTATGGAATTTCTGTAGCTATCAGAGCAGGTCAAAGAAAAAATGAAACTAATCATATTATAGATACTATTGAGCATTATTTTGGACATTTAAACATAAAACCGATAGAAAGATTTACTATGGAAAATATACATGATTTAGGTAATTTTGAAGGAAGAGAAGATGAATTGAAACAAGCATATGCTATTGGTTTCAATATAAAAAAAGCTATCGAAAGAAATATGATAAAAGGTAAAATAATCTAA
- the ilvA gene encoding threonine ammonia-lyase gives MLNFNEIQKAKERLNDVTKKTNLIYSQVFSNECNNEVYIKPENLQLTGAYKLRGAYNKISKLSDEERQKGLIASSAGNHAQGVAYAAKKLGAKATIVMPKSTPIIKVESTKKLGADIILEGECYDEAYAKARQLEEQEGYTFIHPFNDLDIIAGQGTIGIEILEENKDIDYVLVPIGGGGLISGIATAVKHIKPSIKVIGVEPIGAMAMKKSIENGKLIELDSVKTIADGVAVKRPGDIPFSIVKKYVDDIITISEYEIMEAFLLLLENHKMVGENAGVLSLAASKKLNVKNKKIACVISGGNIDVLTISTLINRGLVTRGRIYCFSVELPNTPGELNKISKILSDLNANVIKFEHNRYVTYDRLTNVKLEATIETSGKEHIELINKKLKEIGLEVKTVH, from the coding sequence ATGTTGAATTTCAATGAAATCCAAAAAGCTAAGGAAAGATTAAATGATGTTACAAAGAAAACTAATTTAATATATAGTCAAGTATTTAGTAATGAATGTAATAATGAAGTATATATTAAACCTGAAAATCTTCAACTTACAGGTGCCTATAAATTACGTGGAGCTTATAATAAAATTAGTAAACTTTCAGATGAAGAACGACAAAAAGGACTCATTGCTTCATCCGCAGGTAATCATGCACAAGGCGTTGCTTATGCAGCTAAAAAACTAGGTGCTAAAGCAACAATTGTAATGCCGAAATCTACACCTATAATAAAAGTTGAATCCACTAAAAAATTAGGTGCAGATATAATTCTCGAAGGAGAATGCTATGATGAAGCTTATGCTAAAGCAAGACAATTAGAAGAACAAGAAGGATATACGTTTATACATCCTTTTAATGACCTGGATATAATTGCTGGTCAAGGAACAATTGGTATAGAAATATTAGAAGAAAATAAAGATATAGATTATGTATTAGTTCCAATTGGAGGTGGTGGTCTAATAAGTGGTATCGCTACTGCTGTAAAACACATAAAACCTTCAATAAAAGTTATAGGTGTAGAACCTATTGGTGCAATGGCTATGAAAAAATCTATAGAAAACGGTAAACTTATAGAACTTGATTCTGTGAAAACAATAGCTGATGGAGTTGCTGTAAAAAGACCTGGTGATATACCTTTTTCAATAGTAAAAAAATATGTTGATGATATAATAACCATTTCAGAATACGAAATCATGGAAGCTTTCTTATTACTACTTGAAAATCATAAAATGGTTGGCGAGAATGCTGGTGTGTTATCTTTAGCAGCATCAAAGAAACTAAATGTAAAAAATAAAAAAATAGCTTGTGTCATCAGTGGAGGTAATATAGATGTGCTTACGATATCTACACTTATAAATAGGGGCCTAGTAACAAGAGGTAGAATTTACTGTTTTTCAGTGGAATTACCTAATACACCTGGTGAATTAAATAAAATATCCAAAATTTTATCAGATTTAAATGCAAATGTTATAAAGTTTGAACATAATAGATATGTTACTTATGATAGATTAACGAATGTAAAACTTGAAGCAACCATTGAAACTAGTGGAAAAGAGCATATAGAGCTTATCAATAAAAAACTTAAAGAAATAGGATTAGAAGTTAAGACAGTTCACTAA